From a single Oreochromis niloticus isolate F11D_XX linkage group LG3, O_niloticus_UMD_NMBU, whole genome shotgun sequence genomic region:
- the LOC100691700 gene encoding complement C1q tumor necrosis factor-related protein 3-like, with translation MEIIMYFSLLLLLCSVSTGQPEADEKSLAQQIELQQPCPKDIHAVLREITASLTEQKAKIAFLEKENQVKKVAFSASLLYPSPAETGPFNTDITLIFTRVVTNIGNAYNPSTGIFTAPVRGAYHFDWSVYGYGNIAAGGVLFRNGEHIFIAYEHPTSGTSASASNGASLLLEVGNQVSVRLLGGTRIQDSQNYHNTFSGHLIFTM, from the exons ATGGAGATCATCATGTATTTCTCGCTGTTgcttctgctctgctctgtttcCACAGGTCAGCCAGAGGCAGATGAAAAAAGTCTTGCCCAGCAGATTGAGCTCCAACAACCCTGTCCAAAGGACATCCATGCTGTGCTGAGAGAGATTACTGCCTCACTGACTGAACAGAAAGCGAAGATTGCATTCCTGGAAAAAGAGAATCAAG tcaaAAAGGTGGCTTTCTCAGCCTCTCTGCTGTATCCAAGTCCTGCAGAAACTGGACCCTTTAACACAGATATTACCCTGATCTTCACACGCGTTGTCACAAACATTGGAAATGCCTACAACCCTTCTACAG GTATTTTCACTGCACCAGTGAGAGGAGCCTACCACTTTGACTGGAGTGTATATGGATATGGAAACATTGCTGCAGGTGGTGTGTTGTTCAGGAATGGAGAGCACATTTTTATTGCATATGAACATCCAACATCTGGTACTTCTGCGAGCGCCTCTAACGGAGCCTCACTGCTTCTAGAGGTTGGAAATCAGGTGTCTGTACGTCTCCTTGGTGGTACAAGGATACAAGACAGTCAAAATTACCATAACACTTTCAGTGGTCATCTGATTTTCACCATGTGA
- the orni-dba gene encoding mamu class II histocompatibility antigen, DR alpha chain-like isoform X3, which yields MKMKELLLFLSCVLCVSAYGLHGDVHINGCSDFDAEDMYGLDGEEVAYADFNNHTEVYILPPFAEPMIYPGAYKQAVTELKVCRHNLKALSAVMKDYPSNNHAPSAVMIYTRDEVEFGEENTLICHVTGFYPAPVNVSWTKNGQKVTEGSSTNVPYPNKDGPFTQISRLQFTPQLGDIYSCTVQHLALTEPLTKIYNVMDS from the exons atgaagatgaaggagctgctcctcttcctctcctgtgtcctctgtgtctctgcctATG GTCTGCACGGTGACGTTCACATAAACGGCTGTTCAGACTTTGATGCAGAGGACATGTACGGACTGGATGGGGAGGAGGTTGCCTACGCAGACTTTAACAACCACACGGAAGTCTACATTCTGCCTCCTTTTGCTGAGCCTATGATTTACCCCGGAGCTTATAAACAAGCTGTGACTGAGCTGAAGGTCTGCAGACACAACCTGAAGGCTCTCAGCGCGGTGATGAAGGACTACCCTTCCAATAACC ATGCTCCTTCAGCTGTGATGATCTACACCAGAGATGAGGTGGAGTTTGGAGAGGAGAACACTCTGATCTGTCATGTGACTGGTTTCTATCCTGCTCCTGTCAACGTCTCCTGGACCAAGAACGGACAGAAGGTCACAGAAGGATCCAGCACCAACGTTCCCTATCCCAATAAAGATGGACCCTTCACCCAGATCTCCAGACTGCAGTTCACCCCACAGCTGGGAGACATCTACAGCTGCACAGTGCAACATCTGGCCCTGACTGAACCACTGACCAAGATCTATA ATGTGATGGATAGTTAG
- the orni-dba gene encoding mamu class II histocompatibility antigen, DR alpha chain-like isoform X1 has product MKMKELLLFLSCVLCVSAYGLHGDVHINGCSDFDAEDMYGLDGEEVAYADFNNHTEVYILPPFAEPMIYPGAYKQAVTELKVCRHNLKALSAVMKDYPSNNHAPSAVMIYTRDEVEFGEENTLICHVTGFYPAPVNVSWTKNGQKVTEGSSTNVPYPNKDGPFTQISRLQFTPQLGDIYSCTVQHLALTEPLTKIYILHVGPATDSHTTHRDRRTQPEHGPSGLSSPRERERWTLLASSD; this is encoded by the exons atgaagatgaaggagctgctcctcttcctctcctgtgtcctctgtgtctctgcctATG GTCTGCACGGTGACGTTCACATAAACGGCTGTTCAGACTTTGATGCAGAGGACATGTACGGACTGGATGGGGAGGAGGTTGCCTACGCAGACTTTAACAACCACACGGAAGTCTACATTCTGCCTCCTTTTGCTGAGCCTATGATTTACCCCGGAGCTTATAAACAAGCTGTGACTGAGCTGAAGGTCTGCAGACACAACCTGAAGGCTCTCAGCGCGGTGATGAAGGACTACCCTTCCAATAACC ATGCTCCTTCAGCTGTGATGATCTACACCAGAGATGAGGTGGAGTTTGGAGAGGAGAACACTCTGATCTGTCATGTGACTGGTTTCTATCCTGCTCCTGTCAACGTCTCCTGGACCAAGAACGGACAGAAGGTCACAGAAGGATCCAGCACCAACGTTCCCTATCCCAATAAAGATGGACCCTTCACCCAGATCTCCAGACTGCAGTTCACCCCACAGCTGGGAGACATCTACAGCTGCACAGTGCAACATCTGGCCCTGACTGAACCACTGACCAAGATCTATA TCCTGCACGTGGGTCCAGCCACTGACAGCCACACGACTCATCGTGACAGAAGGACGCAACCAGAACATGGACCCAGCGGACTCAGCTCAcctcgagagagagagaggtggacCTTGCTCGCATCCTCGGACTGA
- the orni-dba gene encoding mamu class II histocompatibility antigen, DR alpha chain-like isoform X2: MKMKELLLFLSCVLCVSAYGLHGDVHINGCSDFDAEDMYGLDGEEVAYADFNNHTEVYILPPFAEPMIYPGAYKQAVTELKVCRHNLKALSAVMKDYPSNNHAPSAVMIYTRDEVEFGEENTLICHVTGFYPAPVNVSWTKNGQKVTEGSSTNVPYPNKDGPFTQISRLQFTPQLGDIYSCTVQHLALTEPLTKIYSPIADPGLRTAGVALLHRLWAC; encoded by the exons atgaagatgaaggagctgctcctcttcctctcctgtgtcctctgtgtctctgcctATG GTCTGCACGGTGACGTTCACATAAACGGCTGTTCAGACTTTGATGCAGAGGACATGTACGGACTGGATGGGGAGGAGGTTGCCTACGCAGACTTTAACAACCACACGGAAGTCTACATTCTGCCTCCTTTTGCTGAGCCTATGATTTACCCCGGAGCTTATAAACAAGCTGTGACTGAGCTGAAGGTCTGCAGACACAACCTGAAGGCTCTCAGCGCGGTGATGAAGGACTACCCTTCCAATAACC ATGCTCCTTCAGCTGTGATGATCTACACCAGAGATGAGGTGGAGTTTGGAGAGGAGAACACTCTGATCTGTCATGTGACTGGTTTCTATCCTGCTCCTGTCAACGTCTCCTGGACCAAGAACGGACAGAAGGTCACAGAAGGATCCAGCACCAACGTTCCCTATCCCAATAAAGATGGACCCTTCACCCAGATCTCCAGACTGCAGTTCACCCCACAGCTGGGAGACATCTACAGCTGCACAGTGCAACATCTGGCCCTGACTGAACCACTGACCAAGATCTATA GCCCCATCGCTGACCCAGGCCTGCGTACTGCCGGTGTTGCTCTCCTCCACAGGCTCTGGGCCTGCTGA